From Lysobacter auxotrophicus, the proteins below share one genomic window:
- the rhlB gene encoding ATP-dependent RNA helicase RhlB, translating to MSDKPLTDVSFSSFDLHPSLLAGLEAAGFTRCTPIQALTLPIALQGRDVAGQAQTGTGKTLAFLVAVMNRLLTRPALAERKPEDPRALILAPTRELAIQIHKDAVKFGSDLGLKFALVYGGVDYDKQRELLQKGADIIIATPGRLIDYVKQHKVVSLHACEMCVLDEADRMFDLGFIKDIRFLLRRMPIRTERQTLLFSATLSHRVLELAYEHMNEPEKLVVEAETVTAARVRQKVFFPADDEKIPLLLGLLSRSEGARTMVFVNTKAFVERVARALEKGGYRVGVLSGDVPQKKRETLLNRFQKGQLEILVATDVAARGLHIDGVSHVYNYDLPFDAEDYVHRIGRTARLGAEGDAISFACERYAMSLPDIEAYIEQKLPVAAVDADLLVAIPRPPREVPEGAEGEGENESIGSIFKEAREQRAADEERRGGGRSRGAKPGGGSRGDGRREGGRREGGRDGAPRSERKPRTQPVEAAAKSDVVDPSVIPTPDTERAPRKRRRRRGGRRIEGADAAQAAAPAQAAPKSPTQVHAQKAAAKAAAKDGDKLGLLHRIGRSLKSLISRSPRSQH from the coding sequence ATGAGCGACAAGCCTCTTACCGACGTTTCCTTTTCCTCGTTCGACCTGCATCCCAGCCTGTTGGCCGGGCTCGAAGCCGCCGGCTTCACCCGCTGCACGCCGATCCAGGCCCTCACGCTTCCCATCGCCCTGCAGGGTCGCGATGTCGCCGGCCAGGCGCAGACCGGCACCGGCAAGACGCTGGCCTTCCTGGTCGCGGTGATGAACCGCCTGCTGACGCGTCCGGCGCTCGCCGAGCGCAAGCCGGAAGACCCGCGCGCGCTGATCCTGGCGCCCACGCGCGAACTCGCCATCCAGATCCACAAGGACGCGGTGAAGTTCGGTTCCGACCTGGGACTGAAGTTCGCCCTGGTCTACGGCGGCGTCGACTACGACAAGCAGCGCGAACTGCTGCAGAAGGGCGCCGACATCATCATCGCCACGCCCGGCCGCCTGATCGACTACGTCAAGCAGCACAAGGTCGTGTCGCTGCACGCCTGCGAGATGTGCGTGCTCGACGAAGCCGACCGCATGTTCGACCTGGGCTTCATCAAGGACATCCGCTTCCTGCTGCGCCGCATGCCGATCCGCACCGAGCGCCAGACGCTGCTGTTCAGCGCCACGCTGAGCCACCGCGTGCTGGAGCTGGCGTACGAACACATGAACGAGCCGGAAAAGCTCGTCGTGGAAGCCGAGACCGTCACCGCCGCGCGCGTGCGCCAGAAGGTGTTCTTCCCGGCCGACGACGAGAAGATCCCGCTGCTGCTCGGCCTGCTCTCGCGGAGTGAGGGCGCGCGGACGATGGTGTTCGTCAACACCAAGGCGTTCGTCGAACGCGTCGCGCGCGCGCTGGAGAAGGGCGGTTACCGCGTCGGCGTGCTGTCCGGCGACGTGCCGCAGAAGAAGCGCGAGACGCTGCTCAACCGCTTCCAGAAGGGCCAGCTCGAGATCCTCGTCGCGACCGACGTGGCCGCGCGCGGCCTGCACATCGACGGCGTCTCGCACGTCTACAACTACGACCTGCCGTTCGACGCGGAGGACTACGTCCACCGCATCGGCCGCACCGCCCGCCTCGGCGCGGAAGGCGACGCGATCAGCTTCGCCTGCGAGCGCTACGCGATGTCGCTGCCGGACATCGAGGCCTACATCGAACAGAAGCTGCCGGTGGCGGCGGTGGACGCCGACCTGCTGGTCGCCATCCCGCGCCCGCCGCGCGAAGTGCCCGAAGGCGCGGAAGGCGAGGGCGAGAACGAGAGCATCGGCTCGATCTTCAAGGAAGCGCGCGAGCAGCGTGCGGCCGACGAGGAGCGCCGCGGCGGTGGTCGCAGCCGTGGCGCCAAGCCGGGCGGCGGTTCCCGTGGCGACGGACGTCGTGAAGGCGGTCGCCGTGAAGGCGGCCGTGACGGCGCACCGCGCAGCGAGCGCAAGCCGCGCACGCAGCCGGTCGAAGCCGCGGCGAAGAGCGACGTCGTCGATCCCTCGGTCATCCCGACGCCGGATACCGAACGCGCGCCGCGCAAGCGCCGTCGCCGTCGCGGCGGTCGCCGCATCGAGGGCGCCGACGCCGCACAGGCCGCCGCACCGGCGCAGGCCGCACCGAAGTCGCCGACCCAGGTCCATGCGCAGAAGGCAGCCGCCAAGGCCGCGGCGAAGGACGGCGACAAGCTCGGCCTGCTGCATCGCATCGGCCGCAGCCTGAAGTCGCTGATCTCGCGTTCGCCGCGCAGCCAGCACTGA
- the ftsE gene encoding cell division ATP-binding protein FtsE, whose protein sequence is MSVLRFDNVSKRYDGGHDALSEVSFEVAQGEMLFVTGHSGAGKSTLLKLIHLSERPSRGAVVFGDRNLLKVRGRRIALHRRDVGVVFQDHRLLGDRSVADNVALPLILRGMRRGDIGKRVRAVLDKVSLGARANALPSQLSAGEQQRVGIARAIVGEPRLLVADEPTGNLDPTLSAEIMALFESLPELGTSVLVASHDLALVKRMKKRVLVLNQGRLVDDISPEDLAQ, encoded by the coding sequence ATGAGCGTCCTGCGCTTCGACAACGTCAGCAAGCGGTACGACGGCGGCCACGACGCGTTGAGCGAAGTGAGCTTCGAAGTCGCGCAGGGCGAAATGCTGTTCGTCACCGGCCATTCCGGCGCGGGCAAGAGCACGCTGCTCAAGCTCATCCATCTGTCCGAACGCCCGAGCCGCGGCGCCGTCGTCTTCGGCGACCGCAACCTGCTGAAGGTGCGCGGCCGTCGCATCGCGCTGCATCGTCGCGACGTCGGCGTCGTGTTCCAGGACCACCGCCTGCTCGGCGATCGCAGCGTCGCCGACAACGTCGCGCTGCCGCTGATCCTGCGCGGCATGCGTCGAGGCGACATCGGCAAGCGCGTGCGCGCGGTGCTCGACAAGGTGTCGCTGGGCGCGCGCGCCAACGCGCTGCCGTCGCAACTGTCGGCCGGTGAGCAGCAACGCGTCGGCATCGCGCGTGCGATCGTCGGCGAGCCGCGCCTGCTGGTCGCCGACGAACCCACCGGCAACCTCGATCCGACGCTGTCGGCCGAGATCATGGCGCTGTTCGAATCGCTGCCGGAGCTCGGCACGAGCGTGCTGGTGGCCAGCCACGACCTCGCGCTGGTCAAGCGCATGAAGAAGCGCGTGCTGGTGTTGAACCAGGGCCGCCTGGTCGACGACATCTCGCCGGAGGACCTGGCCCAGTGA
- the ftsX gene encoding permease-like cell division protein FtsX yields MSAPTAPASARPSRPNSRLGTWFDHHVYSLVASVGRMLRKPWATALTIGVMAVAITLPLGLWAALGNVERFTGTVEQSRQISLFLKPQVTVDRARALADQLRGRGDIATLDLRTPEQGMEELRRSSGLGEAISAVDGNPLPSVLIVTPKDDETTLAESLRTLPDVDVVQHDAAWRQRLDQWLRFGVRLAWVLAALLGVGALLVVGNTVRLDIQSRRDEIAVLQQLGATDGFIRRPFLYLGLSYGLVAGLLALALLTAADHALREPLAALAQSYGSQFALHGFDLRDAIAIVIGSGLLGWIGAGLVTGHYLRQTRPTT; encoded by the coding sequence GTGAGCGCGCCGACCGCCCCTGCATCCGCCCGCCCCTCGCGCCCGAATTCGCGTCTGGGCACCTGGTTCGACCATCACGTCTACAGCCTCGTCGCCAGCGTCGGCCGCATGCTGCGCAAGCCGTGGGCCACCGCGCTGACCATCGGCGTGATGGCGGTGGCGATCACGCTACCGCTCGGGCTGTGGGCCGCGCTCGGCAACGTCGAACGCTTCACCGGCACGGTCGAACAGTCGCGGCAGATCAGCCTGTTCCTCAAGCCGCAGGTCACCGTCGACCGTGCCCGCGCGCTCGCCGACCAGCTGCGCGGTCGTGGCGACATCGCCACGCTCGACCTGCGCACGCCCGAGCAGGGCATGGAAGAGCTGCGCCGCAGCAGCGGCCTGGGCGAGGCGATCAGCGCGGTGGACGGCAACCCGCTGCCGAGCGTGCTGATCGTGACGCCGAAGGACGACGAGACAACGCTCGCCGAGTCGCTGCGCACGCTGCCCGACGTCGATGTCGTCCAGCACGACGCCGCGTGGCGCCAGCGCCTGGACCAGTGGCTGCGCTTCGGCGTGCGCCTGGCGTGGGTGCTCGCCGCGCTGCTCGGCGTCGGCGCGCTGCTGGTTGTCGGCAATACGGTGCGACTGGACATCCAGTCGCGCCGCGATGAAATCGCCGTGCTGCAGCAGCTCGGCGCCACCGACGGCTTCATCCGCCGGCCGTTCCTGTACCTGGGCCTGAGCTACGGGCTGGTCGCCGGCCTGCTCGCACTGGCGTTGCTCACTGCCGCCGACCATGCATTGCGCGAGCCGCTCGCGGCGCTCGCACAAAGCTACGGAAGCCAGTTCGCGCTGCACGGCTTCGACCTTCGCGATGCCATCGCCATCGTGATCGGCTCCGGCCTGCTCGGCTGGATCGGCGCCGGTCTGGTCACCGGCCACTACCTGCGCCAGACGCGACCGACGACATGA
- a CDS encoding response regulator: MSQDLRHLANAAPRIMVVDGSKLVRKLIGDVLTRELSDAVVVPCAGIAEARAALEGGAVDLVTTSLVLPDGDGIALARVVRESAGQAYVPIIVVSGDAQSHLESRRFTEDVTDYFDKALGHTALAAFIRGYVQPQPIPGARVLYVEDSKVVALATKRMLERHGLTVLHFVGVEEALEYLETHRGQDDVGCDCVLTDVYLKGALSGNDLLARLREDFGYGKRRLPVLVMTGDGNADNQSALIRAGANDLVLKPIEERLLVTKTLFQLRLARLPEPTTLDA; the protein is encoded by the coding sequence ATGAGCCAGGATCTTCGCCATCTCGCCAACGCCGCGCCGCGCATCATGGTGGTCGACGGCTCCAAGCTGGTCCGCAAGCTCATCGGCGACGTGCTCACGCGCGAGCTGAGCGACGCCGTCGTCGTACCGTGCGCCGGCATCGCCGAGGCCCGCGCCGCGCTCGAAGGCGGTGCGGTCGACCTGGTCACGACCTCGCTCGTGCTGCCCGACGGCGACGGCATCGCGCTGGCGCGCGTCGTGCGCGAATCGGCGGGGCAGGCGTACGTGCCGATCATCGTCGTCTCCGGCGATGCGCAATCGCACCTGGAATCGCGCCGCTTCACCGAAGACGTCACCGACTACTTCGACAAGGCGCTCGGCCACACCGCGCTGGCCGCGTTCATCCGCGGCTACGTGCAACCGCAGCCGATCCCCGGCGCGCGCGTGCTCTACGTCGAGGACAGCAAGGTCGTCGCGCTGGCGACCAAGCGCATGCTCGAACGCCATGGCCTCACCGTGCTGCACTTCGTCGGCGTGGAAGAGGCTTTGGAATACCTGGAAACGCACCGCGGACAGGACGATGTCGGCTGCGACTGCGTGCTGACCGACGTGTACCTGAAGGGCGCGCTGAGCGGCAACGACCTGCTCGCCCGCCTGCGCGAGGATTTCGGCTACGGCAAGCGTCGCCTGCCGGTGCTGGTGATGACCGGCGACGGCAATGCCGACAACCAGAGCGCGCTCATCCGTGCCGGTGCGAACGACCTGGTGCTCAAGCCGATCGAAGAGCGCCTGCTGGTGACCAAGACCCTGTTCCAGCTGCGCCTGGCGCGGCTGCCGGAACCCACGACGCTGGACGCATGA
- the ung gene encoding uracil-DNA glycosylase, which produces MNEAADHDRIRLDPSWKAKVGDYLQRPDMQALSAFLRDRKAAGARIFPPGPNIFAAFDATPFDEVKVVILGQDPYHGVGQAHGLCFSVQPGVPVPPSLDNIFKEIQRDLGVARPDHGCLLPWARQGVLMLNAVLTVEEGRAGAHQGKGWEGFTDHVVDVLNRERDGLVFMLWGSYAQAKGKVIDPRRHKVLKAPHPSPLSAYRGFIGSGHFSAANEYLVRHGKTPIDWSLPGQEGLGA; this is translated from the coding sequence ATGAACGAGGCGGCGGACCACGACCGCATCCGGCTGGACCCGTCGTGGAAGGCGAAAGTCGGCGATTACCTGCAGCGTCCCGACATGCAGGCGCTCTCGGCCTTCCTTCGCGACCGCAAGGCGGCCGGCGCCCGGATCTTCCCGCCCGGGCCGAACATCTTCGCCGCGTTCGACGCGACGCCGTTCGACGAGGTCAAGGTCGTCATCCTCGGCCAGGACCCGTACCACGGCGTCGGACAGGCGCATGGGCTGTGCTTCTCGGTGCAGCCGGGCGTGCCGGTGCCGCCGTCGCTGGACAACATCTTCAAGGAGATCCAGCGCGATCTCGGCGTGGCCCGGCCCGATCATGGCTGCCTGCTGCCGTGGGCCCGCCAGGGCGTGCTGATGCTCAATGCCGTGCTCACGGTGGAAGAAGGCCGCGCCGGCGCGCATCAGGGCAAGGGGTGGGAAGGCTTCACCGACCACGTCGTCGACGTGCTCAACCGCGAGCGCGACGGCCTGGTCTTCATGCTCTGGGGCAGCTACGCGCAGGCCAAGGGCAAGGTCATCGATCCGCGCCGCCACAAGGTGCTGAAGGCGCCGCATCCTTCGCCCCTCTCCGCCTACCGGGGCTTCATCGGGTCGGGGCATTTCTCGGCCGCCAACGAGTACCTCGTCCGCCACGGCAAGACGCCGATCGACTGGTCGTTGCCGGGGCAGGAAGGCCTGGGGGCCTGA
- the rpoH gene encoding RNA polymerase sigma factor RpoH, which yields MTQNTLSLPLVSNNLPVPSALGSLDAYVNAVHRIPVLTAEDEQALARRFREGEDLDAARELVHSHLRFVVHVARGYNGYGLQLGDLIQEGNIGLMKAVKRFDPDQGVRLVSFAVHWIRAEMHEFILKNWRIVKVATTKAQRKLFFNLRKSKTRLGWMNAEEVRAVAQDLNVSEREVLEMESRLSGRDIGFDAPDDDDDNAPPSPVAYLRTDAEDPSQTYEREDEEDNHLALLREGLSGLDQRSRDIVKRRWLDSESKITLQELADEYGVSAERIRQIEANALKKMRALFAA from the coding sequence ATGACCCAGAACACCTTGTCCCTCCCGCTGGTTTCCAACAACCTCCCGGTGCCGAGCGCGCTCGGTTCGCTGGACGCCTACGTCAACGCCGTGCATCGCATCCCGGTGCTCACGGCCGAAGACGAGCAGGCGCTGGCGCGTCGCTTCCGCGAAGGCGAGGATCTCGACGCCGCACGCGAGCTGGTGCATTCGCACCTGCGCTTCGTGGTGCACGTCGCGCGCGGCTACAACGGCTACGGCCTGCAGCTGGGCGACCTCATCCAGGAAGGCAACATTGGCCTGATGAAGGCAGTCAAGCGCTTCGACCCCGACCAGGGCGTGCGCCTGGTGTCCTTCGCGGTGCACTGGATCCGTGCCGAGATGCACGAGTTCATCCTGAAGAACTGGCGCATCGTGAAGGTCGCCACGACCAAGGCGCAGCGCAAGCTGTTCTTCAACCTGCGCAAGTCCAAGACCCGCCTGGGCTGGATGAACGCCGAGGAAGTCCGCGCAGTCGCCCAGGACCTCAACGTGTCCGAGCGCGAAGTGCTCGAGATGGAATCGCGCCTGTCCGGTCGCGACATCGGCTTCGACGCGCCGGACGATGACGACGACAACGCGCCGCCGTCGCCGGTCGCCTACCTGCGCACCGACGCCGAAGACCCGTCGCAGACGTACGAGCGCGAGGACGAGGAAGACAACCACCTCGCCCTGCTGCGCGAAGGCCTGTCGGGCCTGGACCAGCGTTCGCGTGACATCGTCAAGCGTCGTTGGCTGGACTCGGAAAGCAAGATCACGCTGCAGGAACTGGCCGACGAATACGGCGTCAGCGCCGAGCGCATCCGCCAGATCGAGGCCAACGCGCTGAAGAAGATGCGCGCGCTGTTCGCCGCGTAA
- a CDS encoding DUF1203 domain-containing protein yields MFRIHALPSAQFQPLFTLSDGELAARDIRRVVADEPGSFPCRVSLRDAGPGERLLLLPFEHHPVPTPYRASGAIFVRENASEAMPAVDEVPEQLRRRLLSVRAYGDGMMRIADVVDGTELSALVERFFARADVDTLHVHFARYGCYACRVTRA; encoded by the coding sequence ATGTTTCGCATCCACGCGCTGCCTTCCGCGCAGTTCCAGCCGCTGTTCACGCTGTCCGATGGCGAACTCGCCGCGCGCGACATCCGCCGCGTCGTCGCCGATGAGCCGGGTTCGTTCCCGTGCCGCGTCAGCCTGCGCGACGCCGGGCCCGGCGAACGCCTGCTCCTGCTGCCGTTCGAACACCATCCGGTGCCGACGCCCTATCGCGCTTCGGGCGCCATCTTCGTGCGGGAAAACGCGTCCGAGGCGATGCCCGCGGTCGACGAAGTACCCGAGCAGCTGCGACGGCGGCTGCTGTCGGTCCGCGCCTACGGCGACGGGATGATGCGCATCGCCGATGTCGTCGACGGGACGGAGCTGAGCGCACTGGTCGAGCGCTTCTTCGCGCGGGCCGACGTCGACACGCTGCACGTGCACTTCGCGCGATACGGCTGCTACGCGTGTCGCGTCACTCGCGCGTGA
- a CDS encoding NAD(P)/FAD-dependent oxidoreductase — translation MTASDPRPHVIIVGGGFGGLWATRALAGSDVRITLIDRRNHHLFQPLLYQVATAGLSSPDIAAPLRHILRNQRNVEVRLGEVIGLDTQARTVSLAEGAALSYDFLLLASGATHAYFGHDEWSADAPGLKTLDDALAIRRRLLLAFERAEACDDPAERDAWLNFAVVGGGPTGVELAGTLAEIARHTLTREFRNIDPSHARVRLIEGGPRVLASFPESLSEKARKQLHKLGVEVVTGTPVSAIDTTGYTLGDTFVPSRTVLWAAGVAASPLGALLDVPRDRAGRVPVEADLSVPGHPEIFVAGDLASVQQDGKPVPGVAPAAKQMGAHVADAIKARLAGRPTPAFHYRDFGNLATIGRMAAVVDLHGFRISGLLAWWFWLAAHVFFLIGFRNRLIVLLNWAWSYWSYQRHARIILGRDAPPPAVTRE, via the coding sequence ATGACGGCGTCCGATCCACGTCCGCACGTGATCATCGTCGGCGGCGGCTTCGGCGGGTTGTGGGCGACGCGCGCGCTCGCCGGCAGCGATGTGCGCATCACGCTGATCGACCGCCGCAACCACCACCTGTTCCAGCCGCTGCTGTACCAAGTCGCCACGGCGGGCCTGTCCTCGCCCGACATCGCCGCGCCGCTGCGCCACATCCTGCGCAACCAGCGCAACGTCGAGGTGCGGTTGGGCGAAGTGATCGGCCTGGATACGCAGGCGCGCACGGTGTCGCTCGCCGAGGGCGCCGCGCTGTCGTACGACTTCCTGCTGCTCGCCAGCGGCGCAACGCACGCGTACTTCGGACACGACGAATGGAGCGCCGACGCGCCCGGCCTGAAGACGCTGGACGATGCGCTGGCGATCCGTCGTCGCCTGCTGCTGGCGTTCGAACGCGCGGAGGCCTGCGACGATCCCGCCGAACGCGACGCGTGGCTGAACTTCGCCGTCGTCGGCGGCGGTCCGACCGGCGTCGAACTCGCCGGCACGCTGGCGGAAATCGCACGCCACACGCTCACGCGCGAGTTCCGCAACATCGACCCCTCGCACGCACGCGTGCGGCTGATCGAAGGCGGCCCGCGCGTGCTCGCATCGTTTCCCGAATCGCTGTCGGAGAAAGCCCGCAAGCAGCTGCACAAGCTCGGCGTCGAAGTCGTGACCGGCACGCCCGTCAGCGCGATCGACACGACCGGCTACACGCTCGGCGACACCTTCGTGCCGTCACGCACCGTGTTGTGGGCGGCGGGCGTCGCGGCGTCGCCGCTGGGCGCGCTGCTCGACGTGCCGCGCGACCGCGCCGGTCGCGTGCCGGTGGAAGCCGACCTCAGCGTCCCCGGGCATCCGGAGATTTTCGTCGCAGGCGACCTGGCCAGCGTGCAGCAGGACGGCAAACCCGTGCCCGGCGTCGCGCCGGCCGCGAAACAGATGGGCGCGCACGTGGCCGACGCGATCAAGGCGCGGCTTGCGGGCCGGCCGACGCCGGCGTTCCATTACCGCGACTTCGGCAACCTCGCGACGATCGGCCGCATGGCCGCGGTCGTCGACCTGCACGGTTTCAGGATCTCCGGCCTGCTCGCGTGGTGGTTCTGGCTCGCGGCGCACGTGTTCTTCCTGATCGGTTTCCGCAACCGGCTCATCGTGCTGCTCAACTGGGCGTGGTCGTACTGGAGTTACCAGCGCCACGCGCGGATCATCCTGGGACGCGATGCGCCGCCGCCCGCCGTCACGCGCGAGTGA
- a CDS encoding MFS transporter, whose translation MDATAPMTPTQRLRSIFSGSVGNLVEWYDWYAYSAFAIYFAPHFFPKGDTTAQLLDTAAVFAVGFLMRPVGGWLMGLYADRHGRKAALMLSVLLMCAGSLLIAVAPGFESIGVAAPALLVFARLLQGLSVGGEYGTSATYLSEMAQSKHRGFWSSFQYVTLVMGQLLALALLVLLQRALLTEEQLHAWGWRIPFVVGALCAVTALWLRRGMQETESFAVARTRDNKQRGSLRVLMQHPREVLTVIGLTMGGTLSFYTFTTYPQKFLVNTGGFSKADATLISAASLFVFMLLQPLVGALSDRTGRRPILIAFGVLGTLFTYTILSGIAASRTVTDAFVWVMSGLLIVSGYTSINAVVKAELFPAHIRALGVGLPYALTVSVFGGTAEYIALWFKQIGHESWFYVYVTACVAVSLCVYALMRDTKAHSRIDRDLDIPNTGEHA comes from the coding sequence ATGGATGCCACCGCCCCGATGACACCCACCCAGCGCCTGCGCAGCATCTTCAGCGGTTCGGTCGGCAACCTCGTCGAGTGGTATGACTGGTACGCCTACTCCGCCTTCGCGATCTATTTCGCGCCGCATTTCTTCCCCAAGGGCGACACCACCGCGCAGCTGCTCGATACCGCAGCGGTGTTCGCGGTGGGCTTCCTCATGCGCCCGGTCGGCGGCTGGCTGATGGGCCTGTATGCCGACCGGCACGGACGCAAGGCCGCGTTGATGCTGTCGGTCCTGCTGATGTGCGCCGGATCGCTGCTGATCGCGGTCGCGCCGGGCTTCGAAAGCATCGGCGTCGCGGCGCCCGCGCTGCTGGTCTTCGCGCGCCTGCTCCAGGGCCTGAGCGTGGGCGGCGAATACGGCACCTCGGCGACGTACCTGAGCGAGATGGCGCAGTCGAAGCATCGCGGCTTCTGGTCGAGTTTCCAGTACGTGACGCTGGTGATGGGCCAGTTGCTCGCGCTCGCACTGCTCGTGCTCCTGCAGCGCGCGCTGCTCACCGAGGAACAGCTGCACGCATGGGGCTGGCGCATTCCGTTCGTGGTTGGTGCGCTGTGCGCGGTGACCGCGCTGTGGTTGCGTCGCGGCATGCAGGAAACCGAATCCTTCGCCGTTGCGCGCACGCGCGATAACAAGCAGCGCGGCAGCCTGCGCGTGCTGATGCAGCACCCGCGCGAAGTGCTCACGGTGATCGGCCTGACCATGGGCGGCACGCTGTCGTTCTACACGTTCACCACGTACCCGCAGAAATTCCTGGTGAACACCGGCGGCTTCAGCAAGGCGGACGCCACGCTGATCTCCGCCGCGTCGCTGTTCGTGTTCATGCTGCTGCAGCCGCTGGTGGGCGCGCTGTCCGACCGCACGGGACGCCGCCCGATCCTCATCGCCTTCGGCGTGCTCGGCACGCTGTTCACCTACACCATCCTCAGCGGCATCGCCGCCTCGCGCACCGTGACGGACGCGTTCGTCTGGGTGATGTCGGGCCTGCTGATCGTCAGCGGCTACACGTCGATCAACGCGGTGGTGAAGGCCGAGCTGTTCCCGGCGCACATCCGCGCGCTCGGCGTGGGCCTGCCGTACGCGCTGACGGTGTCGGTGTTCGGTGGCACCGCGGAGTACATCGCGCTGTGGTTCAAGCAGATCGGTCACGAGTCGTGGTTCTACGTGTACGTGACCGCGTGCGTGGCGGTGTCGCTGTGCGTGTACGCGTTGATGCGCGACACGAAGGCGCATTCGCGCATCGACCGCGACCTCGACATTCCGAACACGGGAGAACATGCATGA
- the tal gene encoding transaldolase, with translation MTSQLEQLRAYSAVVADTGDIDAIARFHPLDATTNPSLLLKAASLPRYAPLIDSAISQARGTDLAARVADAADLLAVTVGVEILKLIPGRVSTEVDARHSFDTEATLAQARKLVALYEQVGIGRERLLIKIASTWEGIRAAEQLEREGIQCNLTLLFSFAQAVACAEAGVFLISPFVGRILDWHLANGAEKPATPQDDPGVQSVTRIWHHYKRHGFNTVVMGASFRNTGQVLALAGCDRLTISPDLLHALAEGTGDVPRALVDGGDRAPAPARLSEAGFRWEHNEDAMATDKLADGIRKFAADQRKLEAMLAERLG, from the coding sequence ATGACCAGCCAGCTCGAACAACTCCGCGCCTATTCGGCGGTGGTCGCCGACACCGGCGACATCGACGCCATCGCCCGCTTCCACCCGCTCGACGCGACCACCAACCCGTCGCTGCTGCTCAAGGCCGCCTCGCTGCCGCGATACGCGCCGCTGATCGACTCGGCGATCTCGCAGGCCCGCGGCACCGACCTCGCCGCACGCGTGGCCGACGCCGCCGACCTGCTCGCGGTGACGGTGGGCGTGGAGATCCTCAAGCTCATCCCGGGCCGTGTTTCGACCGAGGTGGACGCACGCCACAGCTTCGACACGGAGGCCACGCTGGCGCAGGCGCGCAAGCTCGTCGCGCTGTACGAACAGGTCGGCATCGGCCGCGAGCGGCTGCTGATCAAGATCGCCTCCACGTGGGAAGGCATCCGCGCCGCCGAGCAGCTGGAGCGCGAAGGCATCCAGTGCAACCTCACGCTGCTGTTCTCCTTCGCCCAGGCCGTGGCCTGCGCCGAGGCGGGCGTGTTCCTGATTTCGCCGTTCGTGGGCCGCATCCTCGACTGGCACCTGGCCAACGGCGCCGAAAAGCCCGCCACGCCGCAGGACGATCCGGGCGTGCAGTCGGTCACGCGCATCTGGCATCACTACAAGCGCCACGGCTTCAACACCGTTGTAATGGGCGCGAGCTTCCGCAACACCGGGCAGGTGCTGGCGCTGGCCGGTTGCGATCGCCTGACGATCTCGCCGGACCTGCTGCACGCGCTGGCCGAAGGCACCGGCGACGTGCCGCGTGCGCTGGTCGATGGCGGCGATCGCGCCCCGGCGCCGGCCCGCCTTTCGGAGGCCGGCTTCCGCTGGGAGCACAACGAAGACGCGATGGCGACCGACAAGCTCGCCGACGGCATCCGCAAGTTCGCCGCCGACCAGCGCAAGCTCGAGGCGATGCTGGCGGAGCGGTTGGGGTAA
- a CDS encoding NYN domain-containing protein codes for MSEPERRIALLIDADNAPAAKIDVILAEVARHGIANVRRAYGNWKSPHLKGWEATLHEYAIRPMQQFAYSTGKNASDMAMVIDAMDLLYARNLDGFAIVSSDADFTPLVMRLLTDGMKVYGFGEKKTPEAFRNACSKFTYLEALGGVAETESAALTKPKSPQELRGDTRLLQMLRSAVEAASDEDGWARLSTVGSQIGNQASFDPRNYGYGKLSDLVEAIGLFQSRRENLNIWIRNPPRNGSGTGKTQKKAATKAAKKA; via the coding sequence ATGTCCGAACCCGAGCGCCGAATCGCCCTGCTCATCGATGCCGACAACGCGCCGGCAGCGAAGATCGACGTCATCCTGGCCGAGGTCGCCCGCCACGGCATCGCCAACGTCCGCCGCGCCTACGGCAACTGGAAGAGCCCGCACTTGAAGGGCTGGGAGGCGACGCTCCACGAGTACGCGATCCGGCCCATGCAGCAGTTCGCCTACAGCACCGGCAAGAACGCCTCCGACATGGCGATGGTCATCGACGCGATGGACCTGCTTTACGCCCGCAACCTCGACGGCTTCGCCATCGTCTCCAGCGATGCGGATTTCACCCCGCTGGTGATGCGCCTGCTCACCGACGGCATGAAGGTGTACGGCTTTGGCGAGAAGAAGACGCCGGAAGCCTTCCGCAACGCGTGTTCCAAGTTCACCTACCTGGAAGCGCTGGGCGGCGTGGCCGAGACCGAAAGCGCCGCGCTCACCAAGCCCAAGTCGCCGCAGGAACTGCGCGGCGACACGCGCCTGCTGCAGATGCTGCGCAGCGCGGTCGAGGCGGCCAGCGACGAGGACGGCTGGGCCCGTTTGAGCACGGTCGGCAGCCAGATCGGCAACCAGGCCTCGTTCGATCCGCGCAACTACGGCTACGGGAAACTCAGCGACCTGGTCGAGGCGATCGGCCTGTTCCAGAGCCGGCGCGAGAACCTGAACATCTGGATCCGCAATCCGCCCAGGAACGGCTCGGGCACCGGCAAGACGCAGAAGAAGGCCGCGACGAAAGCCGCCAAGAAAGCCTGA